From Xyrauchen texanus isolate HMW12.3.18 chromosome 44, RBS_HiC_50CHRs, whole genome shotgun sequence:
CAACAATTTTATCTGCAATGCCCCATTCTCCCCAAATTCTCTGGAGTCCTGCTTCCAGGTTGTCAGCTGTGTGTCTTTctataaatgaaaaacaatccAGTAGAGAGGATGATGGTTTAAGATCCGGATCAGTGTAATGGCAGGTCTCAGCCATAAAAATGGTTGTTGTTAAAGATGTCCAACAGTCTGTTGTCAGACAAACAGCAGAAGCACTGCTCACTTTGACCATCAGCTCTGCTCTAACTGAGTTGTACATCTGTGGCAACAGTGTTGCTGATATGGTCTTTATGTTTGGAAGAATGTAAGATGGATCAAGTGCCTTTGTGTAAGCTCTAAATCCTTTGTCCTCAACAATTGTAAAGGGTTGCAAATCAAGAGCAATAATTTGTATGAGCTCTTCATCCACTTTACTCTTAATCGCGGTTACAATAAGGcacatgcaatggaagtgaaaggggccggTTCATTAATGTTATAAtacacacggtttcaaaagtGAAGCTATTGATATGCATATTTGAATATCTGGTTcagctgaggctttattcctaacctaTTTAGCCACAGtaatgaataaacacctaggatttttgtggttattttacATGAGTTTcctaaaatatgctgaccaggCAGCTTTTAGTACCTGTCTGTGgctattcttccacttgcgctccattttccaagctgctctcttgagagcttgattgtgatcattgtaccatggtgcagggcttttttctttaatttcattACTCAaaggggggtgacactatcaagagtgctagagaagactatgtttatgttttctgttatttcatcaagttcttctaggctttggggtaTGAGATAGATCAGGAAGATTAAttgtgaagctatctttagtggtcgaaagaatagttttaCCTGAACTATAGCGTGGTGTCatttgagtaacattagctgatcgcagcatacaagaaacgaggtaatgatccgagatgtcattgctctgcggtagaatttctatagtatcaatatcaactccatatgacggaattaaatctagcatatgattatagTGCTGAGTTGGTCCTATCACATtctgtctgactccaagagagttgagaatatcagaATGTGTCGAATCCATgtactaacacacaaacacacacacacacacacacacacacacacactatcatatCTGCTATATAAACAGCATCAAAATAATTAGAGCACCATTTACTTGCTAAAAAATCTCTGGAATTATTATATTGAATTTATTGCTACACTTGAGAATTATCTGAAAATGAACACATTTGGCATTGACAGGCTTTTATTTGTGCTTAATGGATAAAACAACAGCTACATGCTCGGATTTATGGCTGCTATACATTTGAACTGCCACAAGGTGACACTGTTTTCAACACGCCTGATGCTTAAAATCTTTTACCGGAACGATCAATGAAAAGCGTCAAAGCTTTAAGAGTCATTATTTCTCCATCACTCCTGTATCCAATTGCAAGTTCTGACATTTGGGAAAGACAATTGGTGCTTCCACCCCTGTAAAGCAGTGTCGTTCTCAGTTAATTTACTGTTGCTAAGTGATAGAGATTGCATGCGCAGTGGAAAACATTGCGAAAAACGCTGACACTTGTGTGTGAATTTCTGTGGCTGGACATGACATGGTAAACAACACAATGCTCTGTCGAGTGTGTCGTCAATTCCCCACTATTTCTGACTCGACGAGTGTTTTTGTCACTGGAACCAGTAATTTTAGGAAAGAACCCACGACAAATCCCTGCATCACAAAAAATGCATTGGTGCCCAGTCTGTAGCGTCTTTACCAGAATGAACACCAATTGCAAAAAACATCCTAAAAATGAAccaagcacaaaaagaaaatgaaaaaactttTTAGAACAGCATACTATGTTGCAAAAAATGAATTACCGTTGGCAAAATTTAGCAGTCCTTGGTTCCACTTACCACAATGACCATGCTTGCAGAGCGTTTATTGGAGCAATAGAACAAACCTCAAGAGACCAGATTGAAAAGGAAATTCAAGAAAGCAAGTTTTTGTGAATCGTTGCAGATGGCAATAAAGACACTGATGTCATAGAACAGGAGTTGGTTCAAGTCAGGTATGTGAGCGATAATGGTGACATATCCACATACGTGATCAAATGTCAGCCAGTCAAGAGCTCAAATGCTGCAGGTGTTTTAGAAGCTATCGATGAGGCAGTGAACACCATGGGTATCAGGGAAGATACGTGGAAGGAGAAAGTAGTGTGTGCGAACTTTGATGGAGCTACAATGATGATAGGTGAGAAAACAGGAGTAGCTGGGAGGCTGAAACAAAGGATACCCCACATCATAACAATCCACTGTGTGGCACACAAATTAGAGCTAGCTGTACTGGATAATGTTAAAGGCTGTGAGTACCTGGTAAAATTTTAGGACACACTGAAAACCATCTTTAAGATGTACTACTATTCTCCAAAGAAGTGAAGAGACCTGACTGAAATAAGTGAACTACTTAGTGAGAAAGTTGCACATTTCAGTGGCCTTAAAAGCACACGGTGGCTCCCAAGCAGGGCACAGACAAAGACACCATTGGTGCAGAGTTtcttggagtttcaaagtttttgACCATTCCACTCTTCCCCACCCCAGAAAAGAGCTGGCAAATTATGGGGATGAAGAGGTGGATTATCTTGTCACACATTTTGCCAGTTTGCTAAAtgaggaagagaaggagaaaaTTCCACAAGAATGGATAAATCTAAAAATCCTTTCAGAGCACCGGGGTAGCAAGCTAGATTGCTTGTACAAAGATCTGAGAATCCAGaacacctatcatatatcttGTTGTTGATTTAAATTAATGCTGACCCTAAGTCCATCAACAGCAATCTGTGAGAGAGGATTTTCCTGCATGAACCGAGTGAAAACATCATATCGTACTTCTCTACATTCTGAAACTCTGAATGACCTCATGCAACTCTCTATAAATGGTGAATCGGTTGAATCTTTTTGCCCTGACAAGGCAGTTAGTTCCTGGATGTTTTCTGGAAGAGGTTCAAGACACCTGGAACATAAAACCCCAGCAAGAACAACGAGCAAAGAAGTGGAGACTGATGCACAGGAGGAGAAAGCTAATGACGGAGATGCTATGCCCTCAACATCGAGTGGCATTTTCTCATCTGTGACTTCAGTTGATATCTCAAAGTCAGAATCTGACACGGACTGATTAATGGTCCATACTGTACACACAAGTTCATAGAAATTTCAGTTTCTGTTAGAACCAGCTGCATATTTGTATTGATGATtctaatttgattaatttatatCTGATTATTGATATTTGAGTTTTGAAAAAGTTTTTGATTGATGTTTTGACTCCTAACCAATTTTCTACCTtaaaagattttctttttttatttgggctACTAAAATCTGAAGAGTGCCTGCCCGAAGGGTTACCAGAGATTTAGAAATTTTGCGAGCCctggtttataacaataacctgggggagtagattaatttaaacttgtatattcatctggtttaaccCAGGTTTCAGTCAgacagagcacatccaaattatgatctgtaataatttcattcacGATTTGGTAGAAAgatatctaatgtttagtagccctatcttcaTATGAAGTTTATCTTTAATTCAAGTTTGaccttcataaaaaaaattctaaatgatttagtgagagttttgtgtttggtagttcggggaacaggcACAGTctctgtgatatctaggtgatacagtctctatgtgttgtagtgtatgtgacctgtgtgacgtctcatgtcagctagcagatgtttggattaacCAGATTGTCTGCTTCCAGACCTGATTTGTAAAATCATCACACATTTGAATTGCACggatttttttccagtttcatttgaattgttagttaaaataaataaaaaataaagttctaagtttgaaatcaaggcgTCTTGCTTTATGTTGGCTAAACCCTAACCCTGCATAGTGCAAATTACCCATAGTACCATCTAGCGTCCAACCAGCTGTTCcacaaaataactgtgtgaatgaaatgtGACCtaatatcttacaactaaattgaacaaaatagagatctgaatcctttaaagtccagatacaagttgaaaaatgtttgcaaaaagaCTAAACAAAAAGGCTTCTTTTCAACTGATGACgaatactggaattactgttaattttgctgctacattatccagtatactagttaagaataaagtttttcttaataagctatacatttacattaaaataatgtgtagttagaggttggTGTTtcattacatattaaagagcatactccattagttccacacaataatgtaaagattttctaAATTGATTATGCAAAGAacaacaaaactggtaacagatcaggatcagtattggccgatacggAGATTTCCTATATcagaatcggatcggaagagaaaaagtggtattggtgcatccctatttactagtcttgaataattacttaagaacttgaaccctttcttccataattaacatattagttaggattaggttagtgttattatttattgtggtattgaagctggtattgagaatcggtTTGTGTCACAGGCGTTCCTTAGTCCTGTTGTTTAATGAGAGAATCTAACTTTTTTTCATGGTATGCCTCCCTATACTGGTACATTTGATCAAACAAgcctatactttttttttatacatttaaaaaaaatatgagattttaatatttgtgttggaatgtactcttaaaaataaacatctgtTTATGGGAACTCAAAAAGCTTTATACATATGAAACTAAATCAGCCTGTGATCCGGGCTGTCCCACACACAAGATATTCTGTGAATCACCATCATCACCTGCTAGTGTCCATTCTCACGTCAGTCTTTTCTTTTACAGGAAAATGTTTGTCGGTGGGTTAAGTTGGGACACAACCAAGAAAGACCTGAAGGATTACTTCTCCAAATTTGGGGAGGTGGTCGACTGCACTTTAAAACTGGATCCTTTGACTGGCCGGTCCAGAGGATTTGGCTTTATTCTGTTTAAAGATGCCGAAAGTGTGGAAAAGGTAATCTGTGCAGatagttttttttatagtgagcaatattgcaaaatataaaacctagtgagcttcctattcaggcagcattttaaggtatCTCAGATATGCTCCAGAGATGCAACAAAGCAATTGCCTGTTTAATCTTGATAAATTTTTTCCCTTTCAAAGGTGATCACCCAAAAAGATCACAAACTGAATGGAAAAGTTATTGACCCTAAGAAAGCaaaagccatgaagtccaaagagCCTGTGAGGAAGATATTTGTTGGAGGTCTTTCCCCAGATACGCCAGAAGAGAAGCTCAGAGAGTACTTTGACGCTTATGGAGAGGTATGGTTTATATTCGAtaacattttttatgtattctaAGCTAAAATGACACAATGTGTGTTTGAGATTTGCTTGTTTTCTGTGGATTTTGCCCAGGTGGAATCCATTGAGCTGCCAATGGagaataaaaccaataaaagacGAGGTTTCTGTTTCATAATGTTTAAAGCGGAGGAACCAGTCAAGAAAATTATGGAGAAGAAGTACCATAACATTGGTCTAAGCAAGGTAGGATCTTACACAGATAATTCGGCCATTAGACAttttaacgtaaaaaaaaaaataactttctgcaaaatttggaaaaatgGATTTGGAACTTTGGAACTTGTGTTTTTTGCTTTTAGACAATTAAAATGCCTTATAATGACAGAGACATTGACTAGATGTATTTATAGGTAGAATAGTCTTTATGCAGAACGTTCAGATCAGATTTACTAGAAAATACGCAATGAGAGGCAGTGTGCTaccatgattttaccatgggAAAAGGCGTTCTTAGTCATGATGTAAAGGAGAGTACAATAAAttggaataaacaattcttccatcAATTAAAATACAATTGGTCATTCCTAACAGTAGGCTTTTCATGATTGCCAAgtatttctcaactggttttactcATTTCACCAAGCTGAGGATTATaattatcaaaacatttaatACAATCGTCAGAACAAtgttattttcctaaaaataacCTTTTCTCTGAGTACATATTCATGGCAGGTTAATGAGATTCATTCTAAAATGCTTCTCTTTGCTTCTGTGAAtataattgttttgtatttttgtatttgtaatgtGTGCAGTGTGAGATCAAGGTGGCCATGTCAAAGGAGCAGTaccaacagcagcagcagtggGGTGGGAGAGGAGGATACTCCTATAGATCCAGAGGGAGAGGAGGTACCACATGACGATTATACCCCATTTAAATATCTAGCTGTCTCCAAATAAGGCCCGATATACAGATTAAGTCTACATACATGCAGAAGTTTATATCGGTGGGCACACAGCTGTCCTGTTAGCCAATTATACCAGTGGGCGTTTAATTCCAAGTCTGCAATCTGCCATGCCTATTCAAACGGTGTGTTCCAATGAGGGGGGTCAAAACAGGATAGAAAATTGCCTATTACTTCTAAATTATTATGTTTCATGTAAAACCCtgataacattataagtggacctccgagaacagtacacacacacacacaaaaaaaaaaggcagttcatgacccctttaaaatacatccacagagaGTGCTGTATTACACTTATAGCagttatataatttgtatttatttatttatttatttaattttaactaCTTTTAATCAAACTTAACACTCAATTGGtacctcaattcaaattcaggaTTAAACTGGTATTTTCTCTGTATTCTGTTTTGAATAGTGCACAAACCTGCATACTATACATTTCTTCAACATTCTTATGGAGCTAAGTTTGGAATTCCAAAGTTTGGAATCAGAATTTTATTCATTTGAATTCTAGGCATTTGAAGATTTTTGTGGCCtattttataaatttgtgtttttaaACAGCAGCTTAGATTTTTTAGGTGGAATTGCTGTAAATATACAGATTATAATATTATAGgtttacattttcagaataaCCCTATAACGCCGCCTGATACACTATTTTCTAAAGCCGAAAATCCTGTTGTCTGTAAATTACTAGATTACCACTccagatccaaaatggtgctatttttgtcacatagcccaacttttacggcacatggacattggAGAAACCGGTGTGCATGTCTACCATTGAcagacactgctaaaatatacGATtaatgcaacaaccaagctgcatgatgatctgcatgAGAAGCTACGCAAACTCGGCTTGCTGTGGAGATCAGGCCTCCAGTCCttgcgtcgcctgatgccggtgaccGGTGGAGGGGACGTGGTAAGcatagagactgctgcgtctatgttttcacagagacgtggctcagcgacagagttctggacgccgccattcagctagacgggctagcctcgtttcgtgctgacagaaatgcagctctgtgcggtaagattcggtggtggtggcttgtgtgtttacatcaacacggaatggtgcaataactctatgctagtctctggttactgctcatcactggtggagcttgtgactgttagatgcagacctttttttttaccacgggaattcactgTTATTATataagggccaaactgtcccaggccatcagagaggcaaagcgcgcacacgcccagataatccacagtcacttccaggacagcggcgacacacggcacatgtggcaggcctccaggccatcaccaactacaggacaacatcagttgcctgtgacaaagatgcctcgattccagatgcgctgaacaacttctacgctcggtttgagtcgcagaacgacgtggtggagAGGAAGACCAGTCCTCCACCCAACTACCAGTTGCTCTGTCTTACTacagctgatgtgaggaaaactctacatagagtcaacccacgaaaagctgctggaccagacaacattcctggcagggtgctcagagaatgtgcagaccagctggcagatgttcttacccatcatctcacacccatcatcatgaagtgcttcgagaggctcatcatgaggcacattaagacccagctgccccctcactagacccactgcagtttgcgtatcgtcccaaccgttcaacagacgatgccatcaccaccctccatctggccctcacgcacctagataaaaaggacacatatgttcgaatgctgttcatagacttcagctcagcattcaacacaatcattcctcagcacctgattggaaagctgaacctgctgggcctgg
This genomic window contains:
- the LOC127637001 gene encoding heterogeneous nuclear ribonucleoprotein D0-like isoform X1 — its product is MTEEQTPGEDPMKKTEEDDGEALGEEQITEVGGSDDGGQGQTEGSKIDASKNEEDEGKMFVGGLSWDTTKKDLKDYFSKFGEVVDCTLKLDPLTGRSRGFGFILFKDAESVEKVITQKDHKLNGKVIDPKKAKAMKSKEPVRKIFVGGLSPDTPEEKLREYFDAYGEVESIELPMENKTNKRRGFCFIMFKAEEPVKKIMEKKYHNIGLSKCEIKVAMSKEQYQQQQQWGGRGGYSYRSRGRGGPNQNWNQGYGNYWNQGYGNYGNYGYNNQGYGGYGGYDYSGYNNYYGYGDYSNQQSGYGKSPRRGGHQNSYKPY
- the LOC127637001 gene encoding heterogeneous nuclear ribonucleoprotein D0-like isoform X2, whose product is MTEEQTPGEDPMKKTEEDDGEALGEEQITEVGGSDDGGQGQTEGSKIDASKNEEDEGKMFVGGLSWDTTKKDLKDYFSKFGEVVDCTLKLDPLTGRSRGFGFILFKDAESVEKVITQKDHKLNGKVIDPKKAKAMKSKEPVRKIFVGGLSPDTPEEKLREYFDAYGEVESIELPMENKTNKRRGFCFIMFKAEEPVKKIMEKKYHNIGLSKCEIKVAMSKEQYQQQQQWGGRGGYSYRSRGRGGPNQNWNQGYGNYWNQGYGNYGNYGYNNQGYGGYGGYDYSGYNNYYGYDQQSGYGKSPRRGGHQNSYKPY